The Alysiella filiformis sequence CCGCTTTGTTTGAACAGGCTTTCGCGGTAGGCGAATTGGCAATCGGCATTGCTTAATTCGGTAAATTCTTGTTTTTCCAAATCAAAACATTGTACGCTGTGGATTCGGTCTTTCACTTCCACACCGTATGCGCCAATGTTTTGGACGGGCGATGCGCCCACCGTACCAGGAATCAGGCTCAAATTTTCCAAGCCAAACCAACCTGCCTGAATGCAATGTTGCACAAAATCGTGCCACACTTCGCCTGCCTGCGCTTCAATATGCACTTTGCCCTTGGCGCGTTTGAGACAGCGTATGCCGCGATTTGCCATGCGCACCACCAAACCCGAATAATCTTGACGAAACAACACATTACTGCCACCGCCCAACCACAAAACGGTGTGGCGATGAAATTCAGGCAGCCTGCAAATTTGGGGCAAATCTTGCACATCGTGCAATTCAATGTAATGAGCGGCGGTGGCGTTTAAGCCAAACGTGTTGTGTGGCAACAGATTGTGTTGATGAATCAATGTGAACATGATTGTTGAATTTTCCTAATTTAAATGTGTGAATTGATGGGTTTTCAGCAGTGTTTCACTGCCCTACAAAAAATAAAATTAGGGTATGTTGTGATTTGTGCTCTGTCGCTGCACGGGCAACTGTTGCCCACCGCTAGGGGTACTTTTTGAAAAAGCAAACCAAACACCTGACAACAAATCCATTTTATTTATTCAAAACAGTATTTAACTACTTTTGGCTGCCTGAAAATATGGTTTATTCACAAATCGTTGAGCATTCATTTATTTGGCTTACTTTTTTAAAAAGTAAGTCGCCGAAGGCAAAATCCATTTTTTGTAGGGTCGTGAAAGGCAATGTAAAAAGCTAAATCGCGCGGTGTTTGACCGCCCACGCGCTGCATTTTTCCAAATAATACACCAAAGCCATTGCCGCCGCGCACAGCGACAACACCAATGCCGTCCAAAAACCAAACACGCCCATGCTTACCCCATACGCCAAAGCATACCCGGGCAACAAACCCAAACACCAAAACGCCACCGCATGAATCAGCATGGGAATGCGCGTGATTTTGTAACCACGCAAAGCATAAGACGCAATACATTGCGTAAAATCAAACAGTTGAAAAATTGCCGCAAACACCACAATTTGTGCCGCCAAAGCAATCACATCGCCATCGTTGCTGTACACGCCCACCAAAGGGTAACGCGCCAACAGCAACACCAGCATGGCCGCCAACGCCAACATCAAACCCAAAGCCACCGACACCCCCGAAACATAACGCGCACGCACAAATTGTCGCCGCCCCAAAGCAAAACCCACACACACCGTTGCCGCAGAACCCACCGCTTGCGGAATCATGTAAACCATGCTGCTTAAACTCAACACCACCTGCTGTGCCGCCACCACATCTTCGCCCAAATCGGCAATCAACCACACAATAAATGTGAACAAACTCGCTTCCAAAAAATACGATAAACCAATCGCCCAACCCAAATGCCAAATGTTTTTCAGTTCACGCCAGTTGGGTTGGCTGAATTGGCGCGTTAAACCAAATATTTGAAAATACCTGTCGCGGGCAACATAAACCCCCAGCACCAGCGCATTAAACCAAAACACCAACAAACTCGCCAAACCGCAACCCGCACCGCCCATTTCAGGCAGCCCAAATTTGCCATACACAAACACATAATTAAGCGGAATATTCAAAATCAAAGCCGCCCAACTCACCCACATAATCGGCTTGGGGCGATTTAAGCTAGACGCATAAGCGTGCAAAGCCCGATGAATCATTGCCGCAGGCATGGCAAGCGCGGTGTAAAACAAATAATCGCCAAATTGCGTTTCAATGTAATCCGACAAATTCAAATAGCCCTTCAAAGGCGCAATCAATGCCAGCAACAGCACCATGCCCACCGCGCCCATGCACACGCCAAACCACAAGCCTTGTCGCCCCATTTCGCCGACTTCATCGGTTTTGCCCGCACCGTGCATTTGCGCGATGAGCGGATTAAGCGCAGTCATAATCCCCAAAAACGTGATGTACACCGTTGCAAACACTGAGCTGCCCAAAGCCACCGCCGCCAAATCATCTTTACCTGCCGCGCCAGCCATGATGGTGTCCACCACGCCCACGCCCACGGCGGCGATTTGCGCCAACATCATGGGTAAAGCCAAAGCAATCAGTTGTCGGCTTTCGGTACGAAAACGCGATGGGGGAAATTGATTAAGTGAAAATAACATGATGAATTTTGTGTTTAAAAACCCATTATTTTAGCGCGGAATGCGCGTTCAGGCAGCCAGAAACTTTTGCAAAACTCAATTCGTAGGGGCAGATTTCATATCTGCCCTTTTTTCAATTTATTGATAACGCGATTTCGGGATAAAAGTGATTGATAAATTTAAGTCACTTTGCTCCCTCTCCCTATGGGAGAGGGCTGGGGAGAGGGTATGCTGCTCAACAAGCCCTCTCTCCAACTCTCTCCCATAGGGAGAGAGGGCAGGTTTGTTGGCAAATTGACAGTGACTTATCCCGAGTTCACGTTATTGATAAAAATGAAAATTTCTGTAATCCCAAACAGGGCAGATATGAAATCTGCCCCTACAAACCGAGTTTTGCAAAAGTTTTAGCCAGAATGCGCCATTTAAAGCCATTTTCTTTCAATGGGCAAACGTGGCGTTGCGCCGCCACACCCACGCTTAAAGGCGGTGGCAACCCAAAAAATAGCCCCAATTCACTCATGGCGTGATTGGGGGGAACAATATTTCATTTCAGGCAGCCTGAAAAAAGATAAAATTGTGTGGCAACACCGCGTGAGCAAGTGTTCCCCAAAATTAAATCAATTTACATAAAGCAAAGCCAAATTTATGTGCCATATCCGCTTCTGATAAGGCAGCCTGCAAGGGTTCAGACATAAAATAAGAGTGTAAAAGTAAAGGGTCATGCCACAAATCCACATTACACTCTTGGGCAGAGGCAGAAAGTTCCACATAATTGTCCCTGATACCATATCTTGGCGAATAAATTTCTAATCCACTTGGGTAACGAATAAATTTGAATTTAGAATGACTTTGTGGGTTCAGCATATATCTTCTTTGTTCAGATACATCTAAAATATAAAAGGTTTCCTCTTTCCATAATTCGCCTGTTTCTATGTCGTAGATGTGTATAGGAGCGAAATCGCTTTGCCCTAAATTGAATTGTTTAAAAATTTCACCGCATTGTTGATTGAATACAATCCTGCCATTGGCAAAGAATACATATTCATCATCTTTGGGGTAATCCATTTTATCTGCCCACAAACTATTCGGAAAAACAGGAGATTTTTCAAAATCTGCTGCCGCTGCTGCTTTACAAATTCTGTTCCAATCTTCCTGATTTTTTTGTTTTAAAATTAGACTATCAGGATGTGTAGGATTTTGTCTTATGGCAATTTCATTGAGCCGATAAGTGCGATAATCAAATAAGCCATCATAGCTTGACCCTATCCGATAAGCAGTAATACGCCCCAAATCAATGGATGCCGACCAAACTTTTTTCATACCTTATCTCTAAAAATAAAATTTAAAACGGTCTATTGTACAGAACAATAGACCGTTTAACCTAAAAATATTTTATTGAATATCAATCTTCAATGAAAACTCACTTGGTGCATACACGCTTTTTGAGTGGCGGATTGCCCATCTTTCAATGCCGAACCTGAACCGATGATGTAGTCGTGGGGTACAACTGTTGCACCCTACATGGCGCGCCATCTTGTATTTATTGCTGCAAGTCTAAACAGGGCAGATATGAAATCTGCCCCCTACGAACCGAGTTTTGCAAAGGTCTCAACCTGTTTTTGGGATTTTTATGCGAAATCGCCGCCAAAACTCATTGCACCTGTTTCTGCGCTGCTGGTTTGGGCGCGGAAACCTGCAAACAATTCACGTCCAATGCCGTGCGTGTTTTTGGACAAATCGGGGGTTGGCACTTCGCGTTCGGCAAAGGTTTTTTCATCTACCAACACGTTCAATTCGCCTGTGTGGGCATTGAATCGGATTAAATCGCCTGTGCGGATTTTGCCAATGCCGCCACCCATCAGGGCTTCGGGCGACATGTGAATGGCGGCTGGCACTTTGCCGCTTGCACCCGACATGCGTCCGTCTGTTACCAATGCGACTTTGAAACCACGGTCTTGCAAAATCGCCAATGGGGGCGTGAGTTTGTGCAATTCGGGCATGCCGTTGGCTCTTGCGCCTTGATAGCGTACCACGCACACAAAATCGCGTTCCAATTCGCCGCGTTGGAATGCGTCCAGCACTTCTTTTTGGTCGTTGAATACGATGGCGGGGGCTTCAATGACAAAGGTTTCGGCTTTCATGGCAGAAACTTTAATCACGCCGCGTCCGATGTTGCCTTTCATCAATTTTAAGCCGCCGTCTGGCGAAAAAGGCTGGCTGAATGGGCGCAACACTTCGCTGTCGCGGCTTTCGGCAACCGCGTCTTGCCACACCAATTTGCCGTCCAATAAAAACGGTTCTTGGGTGTAGGCTGCCATGCCGTGTCCCATGACGGTGTCCACATCATCGTGCAACAAGCCGTTTTCGCGCAATTCGCGTATCACAAAGGGCAAACCGCCTGCTGCGGCAAAATGGTTCACATCGGCTTGACCGTTGGGATACACGCGAATCAACAAGGGGACAATGGCTGAAATCGCGTCAAAATCGTCCCAATTCAAAATCACGCCAGCCGCGCGCGCCATTGCCACCAAGTGCATGGTGTGGTTGGTGGAGCCGCCTGTTGCCATTAAGCCGATAATCGCGTTCACAAAAGATTTTTCAGACAGCATTTCGCCTATGGGTTTAGCGGTTTGGTTTTGCAGCGACTGTACCATTTGTACGGCGGCTTGGCGGGTAAGGGCTTCGCGCATGGGGGTGTTGGGATTGAAAAATGCGGCGGCTGGCAAATGCAAACCCATCAATTCCATCATCATTTGGTTGGAGTTTGCCGTGCCGTAAAAGGTGCAAGTACCAGGGCTGTGATACGATGCCATTTCGCTTTGCAACAGGGCATCGCGTCCCACTTTGCCTTCGGCAAAAAGTTGGCGTGTGCGGGCTTTTTCTTTGTTGCCTATGCCGCTGACCATTGGGCCTGCTGGCACGAAAATCGCTGGCAAATGCCCACACGACAATGCACCGATGACCAAACCCGGTACGATTTTGTCGCAAACGCCAAAAAACATTGCGCCATCAAACATTTGGTGGGATAAGCCTATGGCGGTACTCATGGCAATCACATCGCGCGAAAACAGCGACATTTCCATGCCTTCGTAGCCTTGGGTAATGCCATCGCACATGGCGGGTGCGCCACCTGCAACTTGGGCGGTGGCACCGTGTTTTTGTACTTCGTCTTTAATCCAATCGGGGAAGTGTTTGAAGGGCTGGTGTGCCGAAACCATGTCGTTGTAGGTGCTAATCATGCCGATGTTGGGAACGTGGGCTTTTTGCATTTCAATTTTGATGGCGTTGGGCATGGCGGCATAGCCGTGCGCCAAGTTGGAGCAGCCCAGTTGGTCGCGTTCTACTTTGCCGTTTTGTTTGAGGGCGCGAATGCGGTTCAAATAGGCGGTGCGTGTGGGGCGCGAACGTTCAATAATGGCTTGGGTGATTTCGGCCAGTTTGGGGTGGAGCGGTTTCATGGTGGGTGTCCTTGGGTATTTTGTAGCTTAATTACAGTTTAGTGGGGTTTTCAGGCTGCCTGAAAAACGGAAAATGGGGTAATTTGGGGCGATATTATACCGAATTTGTGTTGTTTTTGTAAGATTGTTACTTGTTGGGGTGGCGCAATCGTTGTGTGCTGCCGCCTTTTGAGAGTGGGTGTGGCGGCGATACGCCACGTTTCGCGCTCAAATGCACAGGGCTTTCAGGCTGCCTGAACGATTTTTGTTGTGTATTGTTAGGCTGCCTGAAAAACCTTGCCTACCATAAACCTTTACCGCCAAGCACAAAAACCGTTAAAATCACTTTTTTAAAAGATTTGCCTCGCACTTTAAAAAGGAATATTCACAATGAAACGCCCACATTTCCCTTATCCCTCAATGATTGCTGCTGTGCTGTTGGCGGCAGGATTAAGCGGTTGTGCCGCAGGCATTATTGGCGGTGGCGCGGCTGTGGCTTCGGTAGCCGACCGCCGCAGTGGTGGCTCGCAAGCCGATGATGAAGTGATGGAACAACGCATCAAATCCAAAGCGCAAGCCTTGCTCCGCAAAAACAGCTACATCAATTATACGCCTCATGTGGCGGTTACCAGCTACAATCGCCGCATTTTGCTGACGGGACAGGTTGCCAGCACAGCCGATAGCCAGCTTGCCGAACAAATTGCCCGCTCGGAGCAAAGTGCTTTGTCGGTTTACAATTATATTACGGTTAGCCCCATCAACCGCTCGGTGGTTGATGTGAGCAACGATACTGCCATTACGGCTCGTGTTCGCGCCAATTTGTTGGGCATCAGCCATGTGGTTTACCCTGGTCATGTGAAGGTGGTAACCTATGGTGGCATTACTTATGTGATGGGCATTTTAACCCCCGCTCAACAGGCTGCCGTTACCCACCGTGTGAGTACCACCGCAGGCGTGTTGCGCGTGGTAACGCTTTTTGAAGAACACAAATCCGCTTATTAAAACCCAATATGGGGCAAGGCGATTGTTTTGCGCCATGTGGGGTCGTGATGATTAACGCAGCATTCAGGCTGCCTGAAAACGAAATACCCAATTATTATGTCGTATGAATCAGAATCAAAATTAACTTTCGGCAATATTTTGCTTGGTTTGCTGCTGTTGGGCGTGGTGGTGGTGATTGGCTTGATTGTTTTTGTTTATTTTGCCCTCACCAAACAAAGCAACAACAAAAACACCATTTTGCCAACCGATGCGCCGCCTTCGCAAAGCATAGACCGTTTGTCGCCAGATGGTCGGGCTTTGCCTTCTGTGCCTCGCGCCCAAGCCTCGGGGGAAAACGCCAAACCCAAAACGGCTGCCAATGCCACCGACAACACAACGGCAAACAGCCATGGCGATAAAATTGCCAAAGAACTCAATGGCGACAACGCGGCAATCAATGCGCGTGATGTTGCCATTGCCCCCGAACGCCCAGCCCGAACAGAACGCCCCAAACCGATTTACAAACCCAAACCCAAACCTGCCGTTGCCAACAACAATGACGCAGATTCGGCAAACAGCGAACGCAATACGGGCGAACGCACCCTCACACCCACCAACAAAATTGCAGGCGAACGCACGCTTGAACCCACCAACAAACCGCGTTTTGTGCCACGCAGCGACAGCACATCTGGCGAACGCCCCATACAACCCAGCAACCGCACCAACACATCGCGCAGCACACGCAATGATGATGCGTCAAGTGGCAGCCGCAGTTCAGGCAGCCGCAACAGCGATTCGTTTGCTGAAAAACCATTGAAACCGCTCAACAAACCGCGTTCCAATGGCGGTGGCGACAATATTGATAATTTATTTTAAAAAAATCACAAAATGGGGTTTCAGGCTGCCTGAACCCCCTTTTTGACCCGAATGCCCCTTTTCATTCGGGTTTTTGTTTGATGATAATGTGATATGCAAACCCAACGTTACGCGCTCATTTTGTCGTATGACGGCAGCCAATTTTTCGGTTGGCAAAAACAAGCCCAAGGCATTGCCACCGTGCAAGCGGCTTTGGAACACGCACTCGCGCAAATTGCAGGCGAACCCATAGACACCACCACCGCAGGGCGCACCGACACGGGCGTACACGCCACCGCACAGGTGGTGCATTTTGATACCCATGCTCAACGCCCCATCAGCGCGTGGGTACGCGGTGTGAATGCCCATTTGCCCGATGGTGTTGCGGTGTGGCATGCCCAAGCGGTTGCGCCGCATTTTCATGCGCGATTTGATGCGTTTGGCAGGCATTATCGTTATGTGTTGCAATCTTCGCCTGTGCGTTCGCCTTTGTTGATGGGGCGCGTGGGCTGGACGCATTATCCCCTTAATCTGGACAATATGCGCCAAGCCGCCCAGTTATTGTGTGGCGAACACGATTTTTCCACGTTTCGCGCGGCGGAATGTCAAGCCAAATCGCCTGTGAAAACCATGTATCAAATCACGCTTTCAGGCAGCCCCCATTTCATCAAAATGGATTTTCACGCCAATGCGTTTTTGCACCACATGGTACGCAATATTGTGGGTGCGTTGGTGTATGTGGGGGCAGGGCGATTGACGGTGGCGCAATTTGCCGAAATGTTTGCCCAACGCAGCCGTTTACGCGCACCGCCCACGTTTATGCCCGATGGTTTGTATTTAACTGGGGTGGATTATCCGCCTGAATGGGGTGTGCTTCGGCAGCCTGTACCCGAATGGTTGTAGCTGTTTGATTTTTAATAAGGAAAAACATCATGCAAGACAAAATCAATCAAATTCAAGATTTGTATCGCCAATGGCAACAGTTGCAGCCCAAGCTGGCACAAGCGCAACAAGATTGGCAACAAAGTTGCGCCATCATGCAGCAACTCAACGATTTTTATTTTGACGGCGAATACCGTGAATTTTACGAAGCCATTGAAAATGGCGCAAAAGTGGATTTGACCACCCAAGGCGAATACAGCGTGATGAGCGAAGACGCTTTGTGGAACGCCTTTCATGAACATCAACACATGGCGTGGCAACGTTTGCGTTCGGCAATGGCAGAGCTTGACCCTGAACAATAATTGGGCGTTTCAGGCTGCCTGAAACCTTCTTCCCCCACAAAAAACAGCATGGAAACATCATGACCACACACAATGTAGATGCCACCGAAATTGAAAAATTCAGCAAACTCGCCGACAAATGGTGGGACAAAACAGGCGAATTTAAACCCCTACACGACATCAACCCTTTGCGTTTGGACTACATCAACCAACACGCCCATTTGCACGGCAAAACCATTGTGGACGTGGGTTGTGGCGGCGGCATTTTGTCGGAAAGCATGGCAAAGTATGGTGCCGCCTCCGTGTTGGGGGTGGACATGGCAGAAAAATCCTTACAGGCAGCCCAACAACACGCGCAAGCCGAAAACATTGCCAATGTATCCTACCGTTGTATCAGCGTGGAAGATTTGGCAGCGCAAATGCCACACAGTTTTGACGTGGTAACGTGCATGGAAATGCTGGAACACGTTCCCCAGCCTGAATCCATCATTCGCGCGTGCGCCAAGTTGGTCAAACCAGAGGGTTGGGTGTTTTTTTCCACCATCAACCGCAATGCCAAATCCATGATACACGCCATTTTGGGCGCGGAATATGTGCTGAATCTCGTTCCCAAAGGCACACACGATTGGCACAAATTCATTACCCCAGCAGAAATGGCAAGAATGTGTCGTTTGGCAAACCTGAACGTGCATGACGCGCGTGGCATGGGCTATAACCCCTTAACGCGCCATTATTTTTTGCAAGATGATGTGTCGGTCAATTACATGCTGGTGTGTCGCCCAATGGCATGAAAAAAGTTAGGCTGAAACCTTTGCCAAACTCGGTTTGCAAGGGCAGATTTCATATTTGCCCTGTTTAGACTTGCAGAAATTTTTATTTTTGGGACGCCATGTAGGGTGCAACTTGTTGCACCAAGTCCATGTTTTATCAGGAAAATGGTGCAACAAGTTGCACCCTACACTTGTCCTATTTTTACATAAATTGAAAAGAGGCGGATATGAAATCCGCCTCTACATCAGTTTAAAAGTAGGTTTTACAAAAATTTCAGGCTGAAACTTTTGCAAAACTCAATTCGTAGGGGCAGATTTCATATCTGCCCTTTTTTCAATTTATTGATAACGCGATTTTGGGATAAAAGTGATTAATCAATTTAAGTCACTTTGCTCCCTCTCCCTGTGGGAGAGGGCTGGGGAGAGGGTATGCTGCTCAACAAGCCCTCTCTCCAACTCTCTCCCATAGGGAGAGAGGGCGGGTTTGTTGGCAAATTGACAGTGACTTATCCCGAGTTCACGTTATTGATAAAAATAAAAATTTCTGCAAGTCTAAACAGGGCAGATATGAAATCTGCCCCTACAAACCGAGTTTTGCAAAAATTTCAGGCTGCCTGAATATCGGTTTCAGGCAGCCTTGGATTTGATGGCGCAATCAATGTGCGGTGGGTTTATCCGAATGGCAGTTGGTGCAATCGGTGCCACAATAATCACGTCTGGCGCGAGTGAGCAAATTTGCCAAAGCCTGTTCCACTTCATTGGCGTGGGCTTTGAAATCGGAACGCAACATGCCTACCGCGTCCAAAAATTCGCCACGCTGGTGTTTGACCAAAATGGAGCCAGCGCAACGTTGAAAACGCGCATGAGCCGACATCAATTCGCCATATTCGGTAAATTGAATCAATGCCTTACCCTCATTGTGCAACCATTGTTCAATGGTGGACATCAACAGGCTGCCCACAGCCGCAGGGTTGTAATCGCAGGATTTTTTTTCGCGCATGATTTGTTGTACTTT is a genomic window containing:
- a CDS encoding MATE family efflux transporter, which codes for MLFSLNQFPPSRFRTESRQLIALALPMMLAQIAAVGVGVVDTIMAGAAGKDDLAAVALGSSVFATVYITFLGIMTALNPLIAQMHGAGKTDEVGEMGRQGLWFGVCMGAVGMVLLLALIAPLKGYLNLSDYIETQFGDYLFYTALAMPAAMIHRALHAYASSLNRPKPIMWVSWAALILNIPLNYVFVYGKFGLPEMGGAGCGLASLLVFWFNALVLGVYVARDRYFQIFGLTRQFSQPNWRELKNIWHLGWAIGLSYFLEASLFTFIVWLIADLGEDVVAAQQVVLSLSSMVYMIPQAVGSAATVCVGFALGRRQFVRARYVSGVSVALGLMLALAAMLVLLLARYPLVGVYSNDGDVIALAAQIVVFAAIFQLFDFTQCIASYALRGYKITRIPMLIHAVAFWCLGLLPGYALAYGVSMGVFGFWTALVLSLCAAAMALVYYLEKCSAWAVKHRAI
- a CDS encoding DUF4298 domain-containing protein, whose protein sequence is MQDKINQIQDLYRQWQQLQPKLAQAQQDWQQSCAIMQQLNDFYFDGEYREFYEAIENGAKVDLTTQGEYSVMSEDALWNAFHEHQHMAWQRLRSAMAELDPEQ
- the edd gene encoding phosphogluconate dehydratase — translated: MKPLHPKLAEITQAIIERSRPTRTAYLNRIRALKQNGKVERDQLGCSNLAHGYAAMPNAIKIEMQKAHVPNIGMISTYNDMVSAHQPFKHFPDWIKDEVQKHGATAQVAGGAPAMCDGITQGYEGMEMSLFSRDVIAMSTAIGLSHQMFDGAMFFGVCDKIVPGLVIGALSCGHLPAIFVPAGPMVSGIGNKEKARTRQLFAEGKVGRDALLQSEMASYHSPGTCTFYGTANSNQMMMELMGLHLPAAAFFNPNTPMREALTRQAAVQMVQSLQNQTAKPIGEMLSEKSFVNAIIGLMATGGSTNHTMHLVAMARAAGVILNWDDFDAISAIVPLLIRVYPNGQADVNHFAAAGGLPFVIRELRENGLLHDDVDTVMGHGMAAYTQEPFLLDGKLVWQDAVAESRDSEVLRPFSQPFSPDGGLKLMKGNIGRGVIKVSAMKAETFVIEAPAIVFNDQKEVLDAFQRGELERDFVCVVRYQGARANGMPELHKLTPPLAILQDRGFKVALVTDGRMSGASGKVPAAIHMSPEALMGGGIGKIRTGDLIRFNAHTGELNVLVDEKTFAEREVPTPDLSKNTHGIGRELFAGFRAQTSSAETGAMSFGGDFA
- the ubiG gene encoding bifunctional 2-polyprenyl-6-hydroxyphenol methylase/3-demethylubiquinol 3-O-methyltransferase UbiG, which encodes MTTHNVDATEIEKFSKLADKWWDKTGEFKPLHDINPLRLDYINQHAHLHGKTIVDVGCGGGILSESMAKYGAASVLGVDMAEKSLQAAQQHAQAENIANVSYRCISVEDLAAQMPHSFDVVTCMEMLEHVPQPESIIRACAKLVKPEGWVFFSTINRNAKSMIHAILGAEYVLNLVPKGTHDWHKFITPAEMARMCRLANLNVHDARGMGYNPLTRHYFLQDDVSVNYMLVCRPMA
- the truA gene encoding tRNA pseudouridine(38-40) synthase TruA, with protein sequence MQTQRYALILSYDGSQFFGWQKQAQGIATVQAALEHALAQIAGEPIDTTTAGRTDTGVHATAQVVHFDTHAQRPISAWVRGVNAHLPDGVAVWHAQAVAPHFHARFDAFGRHYRYVLQSSPVRSPLLMGRVGWTHYPLNLDNMRQAAQLLCGEHDFSTFRAAECQAKSPVKTMYQITLSGSPHFIKMDFHANAFLHHMVRNIVGALVYVGAGRLTVAQFAEMFAQRSRLRAPPTFMPDGLYLTGVDYPPEWGVLRQPVPEWL
- a CDS encoding BON domain-containing protein, with the protein product MKRPHFPYPSMIAAVLLAAGLSGCAAGIIGGGAAVASVADRRSGGSQADDEVMEQRIKSKAQALLRKNSYINYTPHVAVTSYNRRILLTGQVASTADSQLAEQIARSEQSALSVYNYITVSPINRSVVDVSNDTAITARVRANLLGISHVVYPGHVKVVTYGGITYVMGILTPAQQAAVTHRVSTTAGVLRVVTLFEEHKSAY
- the murB gene encoding UDP-N-acetylmuramate dehydrogenase; protein product: MFTLIHQHNLLPHNTFGLNATAAHYIELHDVQDLPQICRLPEFHRHTVLWLGGGSNVLFRQDYSGLVVRMANRGIRCLKRAKGKVHIEAQAGEVWHDFVQHCIQAGWFGLENLSLIPGTVGASPVQNIGAYGVEVKDRIHSVQCFDLEKQEFTELSNADCQFAYRESLFKQSGKGRYVIVAVVFELDETFAPHIQYGDLAAVLQAHCGERVPTATDVAQAVCQIRQSKLPDPKQVGNVGSFFKNPIVSAEQFAQIQAAYPNAPHYPQADGMVKLAAGWLIEQCGLKGKHIGNAAVHDKQALVLVNRGACSAVDLEKLSDYVCDCVAQKFGVALHAEPNWLPER